From the Butyrivibrio fibrisolvens genome, one window contains:
- a CDS encoding YfhO family protein: MKKKSSVIYTFLIYTVLYIVIIAFLMHFFKDQGKSLVYNGDGWRQHIRAMEYYSRWLHDLVAGIFTNADMPGAFAFGIGYGSDIVSTLAYYGIGDPLVLPAAFIDSSKVIYLYSALIMIRPYLAGLSFVIYCFTRIHYNKETVKGYAIPQLSVIIAATISYAFSGMVIYIGMLHPFFVIPLVVFPLILTGIERYLYDNKPSFLIFTIFLAGISNYYFFYTEAILATAYFIFRLSYFIQNYSKDEILVSSHKILFGEGSPFTFGISVFIKAIAYVICGIGMAFTILLPVAMAFTGNSRNGISYAKSLFYSGDYYKMLFGDLAAFYNNPMNDTALGLSVALIVGIIFMIAVKGHLRLKITWLLTIVLLIFPVFGKIFNGFSYSNNRWSYAIAMLAGWTLVSVFEDILQSSKKQFIIIATVTALLIVAEYKLGYLVTNDTPNKRNVVYSMVLLCICLAMILVIRSKCKIAGCFTMAIAIISVIININFGYSVTQGSFPQEFWDKMTPEEYVAASKNTEVSYVDNAMISDNSQNVSDNSIRRYSGIGKTLSLNYNASMPYGYSSTQFAFSLANGYVSSYLNKLGIFEDQSFAYFGLDDRFIPLALANVRYDCANGYDDGQYMYVPYGFAEMTELSQDAYPPAIKIFKNVLPMSAGITYSGYITESQFEEMNLAQRQEALTQAIVLPDAEAESIINDSITNTDITYSYQDLPYSISVSDGISLTDADGNDMSMSADVTSLTDLKIKAQSGSSITLTFDGLNGCETYLSINGFYGNHNADIVMPILFESFNGESPVTSKQLYYYTEYFSFRSDWHDYLVNFGYASSVTSIKITFQNEGSYSLDELKVVCQPADTAVANLSSHFQYQMTDVDMNLSTYSYATDTITGNITSDTDKLMLLSIPYSSGWSLLLDEEPAKLYQADIMYMAAYIPAGEHTITLKYETPGLKAGMIISILCMLLWLTITIVPIATGRHPSKKTNLR; this comes from the coding sequence TTGAAAAAGAAATCATCAGTTATTTACACCTTTTTAATCTATACAGTTCTATACATAGTTATCATTGCTTTTCTGATGCACTTTTTTAAAGATCAGGGCAAAAGTCTTGTTTATAACGGAGATGGCTGGCGTCAGCATATCAGAGCCATGGAATACTATTCCAGATGGCTTCACGATCTTGTTGCAGGTATATTTACAAATGCTGATATGCCGGGTGCATTCGCATTCGGTATAGGCTATGGAAGTGATATTGTATCTACACTTGCATATTATGGAATTGGAGATCCTCTTGTTCTTCCCGCTGCCTTTATCGACTCATCTAAGGTTATATATCTTTACAGCGCACTTATTATGATAAGACCTTATCTTGCCGGTCTTTCATTTGTTATATATTGCTTTACTAGAATTCATTATAACAAGGAGACTGTCAAAGGTTATGCCATCCCACAGCTATCTGTGATCATCGCAGCTACAATATCCTATGCTTTCAGCGGTATGGTCATATATATCGGAATGCTGCATCCATTCTTTGTAATTCCTCTTGTAGTATTCCCTCTTATACTTACTGGCATAGAAAGATACTTATACGACAACAAGCCATCATTTCTCATATTCACCATCTTTCTTGCAGGAATAAGTAACTACTACTTTTTCTATACAGAAGCAATACTTGCAACTGCCTATTTTATTTTCAGACTTTCATATTTTATACAGAACTATTCTAAAGATGAAATATTAGTATCTTCTCATAAGATATTGTTTGGAGAAGGCTCTCCTTTTACTTTTGGAATATCTGTTTTTATTAAAGCTATTGCCTATGTTATTTGCGGAATAGGTATGGCATTTACCATACTTCTTCCTGTTGCAATGGCTTTTACAGGGAATTCCAGAAATGGTATAAGTTATGCTAAGAGCCTTTTCTATAGTGGCGACTATTACAAAATGCTCTTTGGCGACCTTGCTGCTTTTTATAACAATCCCATGAATGACACAGCGCTTGGACTATCTGTAGCTCTCATTGTCGGAATTATATTTATGATAGCAGTAAAAGGACACCTGCGTCTTAAGATCACATGGCTTCTTACTATAGTACTGCTTATATTCCCGGTATTTGGCAAGATATTCAACGGCTTTTCTTATTCCAATAACCGCTGGAGCTATGCTATAGCAATGCTTGCAGGATGGACACTTGTAAGCGTATTTGAAGATATATTACAGTCTTCCAAAAAACAGTTTATTATCATAGCTACAGTTACTGCTCTTCTTATAGTTGCAGAATACAAGCTTGGATATCTTGTAACAAACGACACTCCAAACAAAAGAAATGTCGTATATTCTATGGTCCTTTTGTGTATATGCCTTGCAATGATACTTGTTATAAGGTCAAAATGCAAAATAGCCGGATGTTTTACTATGGCAATAGCCATCATATCAGTAATAATAAATATAAACTTTGGATACTCTGTAACACAGGGCTCTTTTCCGCAGGAATTCTGGGACAAGATGACCCCTGAAGAATATGTTGCTGCATCAAAAAATACCGAAGTATCCTACGTTGATAACGCTATGATCTCTGATAATAGCCAAAACGTCTCAGACAACAGCATCAGAAGATATAGTGGTATAGGTAAGACTCTGTCACTAAACTACAATGCTTCAATGCCATATGGATATTCATCAACACAATTTGCTTTCTCTCTTGCTAACGGTTATGTATCCTCATACCTTAACAAGCTTGGAATATTCGAAGATCAAAGCTTTGCATACTTTGGGCTGGATGACAGATTCATCCCGCTTGCACTTGCCAATGTAAGATACGACTGTGCCAACGGATATGATGATGGCCAATATATGTATGTACCTTATGGCTTTGCAGAGATGACAGAGCTCTCGCAAGATGCATATCCACCTGCTATCAAAATATTTAAGAACGTGCTTCCAATGTCAGCCGGAATCACATATTCCGGATATATAACAGAATCACAGTTTGAAGAAATGAACCTCGCCCAGCGCCAGGAAGCTCTGACACAAGCTATAGTTCTTCCTGATGCAGAGGCAGAATCTATAATAAATGATTCTATAACGAATACAGACATTACTTACTCCTATCAGGATCTTCCTTACAGCATCTCCGTATCAGATGGCATATCGCTTACTGATGCAGATGGCAATGATATGTCTATGTCAGCAGATGTTACAAGTCTTACAGATCTTAAGATAAAAGCACAGAGCGGATCATCAATAACACTTACATTTGACGGACTTAACGGCTGTGAAACATATCTTTCGATCAATGGCTTCTATGGAAATCACAATGCAGACATAGTAATGCCCATACTGTTCGAATCCTTCAATGGAGAAAGTCCTGTTACTTCAAAGCAGTTATACTACTACACAGAATATTTCTCTTTCAGAAGCGATTGGCATGACTATCTTGTTAACTTCGGATATGCATCATCTGTGACTTCCATAAAGATAACATTCCAGAATGAAGGATCGTACTCACTTGATGAGCTGAAAGTTGTATGTCAGCCGGCTGATACAGCTGTAGCTAATCTCTCATCACACTTCCAGTATCAAATGACAGATGTAGATATGAACCTCAGCACTTACTCCTACGCTACTGATACTATTACCGGCAATATAACTTCAGATACTGACAAATTGATGCTCCTTAGTATTCCATATAGTAGCGGCTGGAGCCTCTTACTTGACGAAGAACCTGCCAAGCTGTATCAGGCAGATATAATGTATATGGCAGCATACATTCCTGCCGGGGAGCATACGATAACTCTTAAGTATGAGACTCCGGGATTAAAGGCCGGCATGATCATATCAATATTATGTATGCTGCTATGGCTCACAATAACTATCGTTCCTATAGCCACAGGCAGACATCCGTCTAAGAAAACAAACTTGCGCTGA
- a CDS encoding nucleotide sugar dehydrogenase, with product MGLYEKLLSGEEKLSLVGLGYVGMPIAVAYAKKIKVVGYDFNAAKVDLYKKGIDPTREVGNDAIKETTVEFTADPEKLKECKFHIVAVPTPVNDDHTPDLTPVESASHTLGKYLTKGSIVVYESTVYPGVTEDICVPILEQESGLKCGVDFKVGYSPERINPGDKVHRLETITKIVSGMDEETLEVVAKVYSLVALAGVYKAENIKTAEAAKVIENSQRDINIAFMNELSMIFNRMGIDTQAVLKAAGTKWNFLNFKPGLVGGHCIGVDPYYLTYKAEELGYHSQIILSGRRINDDMGKYIAENCVKKLIANDIAVKSAKVAILGFTFKENCPDTRNTKVIDIYKELGEYGITPVVVDPQADADEAKRLYGIDFDSMDAIKDMDAVIVAVAHEDFTSFTAKDIAGFFDPKHSTKVFLDIKGIYNKNDFTKPEFDYWRL from the coding sequence ATGGGTTTATATGAAAAACTCCTTTCAGGAGAAGAGAAGCTCTCTCTTGTAGGACTTGGATATGTTGGTATGCCTATAGCAGTAGCATATGCTAAGAAGATCAAGGTTGTTGGATATGACTTCAACGCTGCTAAGGTTGATCTTTATAAAAAAGGAATTGATCCAACCAGAGAAGTTGGTAATGATGCGATCAAGGAGACAACTGTAGAATTCACAGCTGATCCTGAGAAGTTAAAAGAGTGTAAGTTCCATATCGTAGCAGTTCCAACACCTGTTAACGATGATCATACTCCTGATCTTACACCTGTAGAGAGTGCCAGCCACACACTTGGTAAGTACCTTACAAAGGGTTCTATTGTAGTATACGAGTCAACAGTATATCCGGGAGTTACAGAAGATATATGCGTACCGATCCTCGAGCAGGAGTCCGGACTTAAGTGCGGAGTTGACTTTAAGGTTGGTTATTCACCGGAGCGTATCAATCCCGGTGATAAGGTTCACAGACTTGAGACCATCACTAAGATCGTATCAGGTATGGATGAAGAGACTCTTGAAGTAGTTGCTAAAGTTTACAGCCTTGTTGCTCTTGCCGGCGTATATAAAGCAGAGAACATCAAGACAGCAGAAGCTGCTAAGGTTATTGAGAACAGCCAGCGTGATATAAACATTGCATTCATGAACGAGCTGTCCATGATCTTTAATCGTATGGGAATTGACACTCAGGCTGTACTTAAGGCAGCAGGAACTAAGTGGAACTTCCTTAACTTCAAGCCGGGTCTTGTAGGCGGTCACTGCATCGGCGTAGACCCATATTATCTTACATACAAGGCTGAGGAGCTTGGATATCACTCACAGATCATCCTCTCAGGTCGTCGTATCAATGATGACATGGGCAAATATATTGCAGAGAACTGTGTTAAGAAGCTTATTGCCAATGATATAGCAGTAAAGAGTGCTAAGGTTGCTATCCTAGGATTCACTTTTAAAGAGAACTGCCCTGATACACGTAATACCAAGGTTATCGATATCTATAAAGAGCTTGGCGAGTACGGAATCACTCCTGTAGTAGTTGATCCTCAGGCTGATGCAGATGAAGCTAAGCGTCTCTATGGTATAGATTTTGATTCTATGGATGCTATTAAGGATATGGATGCAGTTATCGTAGCTGTAGCACATGAAGACTTCACATCTTTCACAGCTAAGGATATTGCAGGATTCTTTGATCCTAAGCACAGCACAAAGGTATTCCTTGATATTAAGGGTATCTATAACAAGAATGATTTTACTAAGCCTGAGTTTGATTACTGGAGACTGTGA